One segment of Gadus chalcogrammus isolate NIFS_2021 chromosome 8, NIFS_Gcha_1.0, whole genome shotgun sequence DNA contains the following:
- the LOC130388265 gene encoding myomegalin-like isoform X3 → MLDLKMKETCRICARELCGNQRRWIFHPAAKLNLQVLLSYALGRELTRDGRGEFACSKCIFMLDRMYRFDTVIARVEALSIERLHRLLSEKHRLRQCVSGLYRKTNGDDGSAGDPAAANAAAGPFDGMVDMTGLGHAQYCALLQEDLVYSPYESWADDGMDCPQHHHHASPHPHHHSQCPAAPGSEASAPGWHRYIPRTGCRGCSRWRVADSDYEAVCKVPRKLARSISCGPSTRYSASLGGGGSTPGGARGGRGGGEAASQNEEEEEEEEEEEEEGSEEPVTSPTLVAGSWNPSSERNSDSERTLAGGVASSRCSLGSLEPSDGDGGSTPGLPPDYPDQRRAGSLSEEQHPGAPLGPAPSVSGFSLALCMLHNCTPYRPVQSPKGCRLPVLLRQSPSNGGPRMDAFEPPYGAPNGEMEIQYHMAELEAPLVGLGGGNDSGVDLAEMGDLWEDVYHECPVPRPHQSLVEEQQSQLNQYECAAGQCVSELQKAQLQVHSLQAKMQEGEANNTKLQEKLNEMECELRSIRQAAQFQERTIQGLTDSIDTKDGEAQDLYQLIEGQNASLCKLREMAHRNQLTQAEAPEGPGMVQAMSHLQGELVRAQSSLFSLGLELEASQRSLRLSQRQGEDLARFKERLHSDLQVALQHREVTEKHNQDLHSDLQRTRAELREKEATLKEVEVVRQAEALERERSLNALQHSLQAKDRQLQEYSEMLESPEPSKPRDALLERLRERIKERDRALERSIDEKFRCLEEREGQVSRLQLALREKERDLERLRCILSNNDETITSLDSLVRGKDLELEQASEAYRSLQWLQQQSQEKEGKALREKDTAISQLQAALQTRSQEAQELRASLLARVQAGPVEVVEDLKSRLALKDQLFQELLSDRSLQSHQHQAQLQDLLNTVGSKDQYLQDCSDRLSQVIGERTSQLQELRKQLSTRDRELCELRREREREMGGETERLQSLLKEKEAFIKELMQGQEEAMESSSKEGEEEMRAVQEELQLVLQRENEAQREISALQEALAEAQQQAHEAIEGTDHHHILQQLQSEYYDLNDALRTEKALYQSLSHKHSRGDSGSEKTQALHTELDSVQALRGQLEEVLARTRGMALALERAAETRSDFGELSTEEEEGDEEGSSDEFSDSIEDDDVKVTAKSLGSAQGAPTAAALHPGGPSPLETGAHSQQVQQLEEAKKTLEGELQVIHSQLEKDGYSSLAQMRSTLLGLQQEIQALKGSRGAAGAGDPAGSPCWSAGGYDEREEEEEEEEEERGEEPQATAGGGGAPGVRSPAGREATKPTRPKSLALETLLSQYQPSQREQEAKAAGGPRGEEVGGSFWELVEEGLREQAAGLRSDLTQSRQQNRELQERLMVSEATVQAQAEQLKDYRELLTETAVQQASKQVQVDLQDLGYETSGRSENEAEREDASSPEFDDLEMCTSLSHHTDYEVGSGGGGGGGGWYAGDHHHGGAGEDDDGRGGEGYEGLEEEEEEEELEEEEEELEEQGKGSVRHLVQDLRAQLTRCHKVIRGLQLRVRSLSTTSDYASSLERTPRKQVNWAFEASPAHDGGEDDEGWGSDTLAPRPRPSRELRELVSRVASLEAKLKSSRLEAKGQGEEGKGATWPGKYNTLIQAQARELSHLRQRMREGRGVCHILTQHLGDTTKAFEELLRANDIDYYMGQSYREQLAQSTSLAQRVATKISGRDRAEGHDDKTGHELLALRLSKELQQKDQIIESLHTKLQRRPETPSSCHALSETSDQTDRTSLVSDECRTNEDLELCSELDASEYQDQLRQEPALGPHRGVGPSLPSPRGLKSCSSCPNMLSSPPLGAASQPARAPPTGPVSCSLPSPYGPDLWGQRVTFDPRPRAVSVNAVRQELDIMYRQMYGQPQGFRASLSPLPPLGVLDRHPLAYSPLSHHAYQPYPLGRLPQSHSLKSDSGLLTGGALWDMENVAPPMQAGYAGASAYHADGSHAGADLMEEHLREVRCLRQRLEESIRTNERLRQQLEERLASPGREGGASTNIYIQGLDSVTQLSNEIRTVKEENLALQSRLQASSDACEEAARLREAVLAGHARLKQAEHEAEQWKEELRRLQSHSQEQGVQIHSLRQERQAALENSNRLQHEASLLQQQLCESRELMHSLQSELHVYDRVCGSTRAGQGFLSGGPALPLELGELLGEVRSLRAQLQSSVQESSALKQLELHKQLEQKLGLGSPRTPSLSTLTASPQRDSFYRRQLLHAPLPLLEEPFDPHSELEGDAPDGSFANRNGRHAIGHVDDFSALQQQVLEGRSLVQRMETALQACLSQPPLPGNQETSHELALDFGCIKSLLSNTKTLRQIHEEALSLLKMFWRAALPGNDRSPLGLKKEQAMQEEILSLRLRMSEQEEVLQGTIQRLRSTNRTKEHMELYIVNQLSRTRDVIKKARTNLEKNEQRLSSLSPASSTPSAAADPRPAGRERRHDWSFLKTGEASGVAVATTNQRPVARKRSSQCLLETLTY, encoded by the exons ATGCTCGACCTCAAGATGAAGGAGACCTGTCGCATCTGTGCCCGGGAGCTCTGCGGTAACCAACGGCGATGGATCTTCCACCCGGCCGCCAAGCTCAACCTGCAGGTGCTGCTGTCCTACGCCCTGGGCCGCGAGCTGACGCGGGACGGCCGCGGCGAGTTCGCCTGCTCCAAGTGCATCTTCATGCTGGACCGCATGTACCGCTTCGACACGGTGATCGCCCGCGTGGAGGCGCTGTCCATCGAGCGGCTGCACCGGCTGCTCTCGGAGAAGCACCGCCTGAGGCAGTGCGTCAGCGGGCTGTACCGCAAGACCAACGGGGACGATGGCAGCGCGGGCGACCCCGccgccgccaacgccgccgccggcccCTTCGACGGCATGGTGGACATGACGGGGCTCGGCCACGCCCAGTACTGCGCCCTGCTGCAGGAGGACCTGGTCTACTCCCCGTACGAGTCCTGGGCCGACGACGGCATGGACTgtccccagcaccaccaccacgcctccccccacccccaccaccactcccagTGCCCCGCCGCCCCGGGCTCGGAGGCGTCGGCCCCCGGCTGGCACCGCTACATCCCGCGGACGGGCTGCCGCGGGTGCAGCCGCTGGCGGGTGGCCGACTCGGACTATGAGGCGGTGTGCAAGGTGCCCAGGAAGCTGGCGCGGAGCATCTCCTGCGGGCCGTCCACCCGGTACTCGGccagcctgggggggggcgggagcacCCCCGGAGGGgcaagaggaggacgaggaggaggggaagcagcCAGTCAAaacgaagaagaggaagaggaggaggaagaggaggaggaggaaggctcAGAGGAGCCCGTGACCTCCCCCACGCTGGTGGCCGGCTCCTGGAACCCCTCCAGCGAGCGCAACTCGGACAGCGAGCGCACGCTGGCGGGAGGAGTGGCCAGCTCCCGCTGCTCGCTGGGCTCTTTGGAGCCGTCGGACGGGGACGGAGGCTCCACCCCGGGCCTCCCCCCGGACTACCCCGACCAGCGGAGAGCCGGCTCACTGTCGGAGGAGCAGCACCCGGGGGCCCCCCTCGGCCCGGCTCCCTCGGTATCTGGGTTTTCCCTGGCCCTGTGCATGCTGCACAACTGCACCCCGTACCGACCGGTCCAGAGCCCCAAGGGCTGCAGGCTGCCCGTGCTGCTCCGACAGAGCCCGAGCAACGGAGGCCCCCGGATGGACGCGTTTGAGCCCCCTTATGGGGCGCCGAACGGGGAGATGGAGATCCAGTACCACATGGCCGAGCTGGAAGCCCCCCTGGTTGGGCTGGgcggggggaacgacagtggcGTGGACCTGGCAGAGATGGGTGATTTGTGGGAGGATGTGTATCACGAGTGCCCCGTCCCGAGGCCCCACCAG AGTctggtggaggagcagcagagccAGCTGAACCAGTATGAGTGCGCGGCCGGCCAGTGCGTCAGCGAGCTGCAGAAGGCCCAGCTCCAGGTGCACTCCCTCCAGGCCAAGATGCAAGAGGGCGAGGCCAACAACACG AAGCTGCAGGAGAAGCTGAACGAGATGGAGTGTGAGCTGCGCTCCATCCGCCAGGCCGCTCAGTTCCAGGAGAGGACCATCCAGGGCCTGACGGACTCCATAGACACTAAAGACGGCGAG GCCCAGGATCTGTATCAGCTGATCGAAGGACAGAACGCCTCTCTGTGCAAGCTGAGAGAAATGGCCCACCGTAACCAGCTCACACAGGCGGAG GCCCCAGAGGGCCCCGGCATGGTCCAGGCCATGTCCCACCTGCAGGGTGAGCTGGTGCGGGCCCAGAGTTCGCTGTTCTCCCTGGGCCTGGAGCTGGAGGCCAGCCAGAGGAGCCTGCGCCTCAGccagaggcagggggaggacCTGGCCCGCTTCAAGGAGCGCCTCCACTCCGACCTGCAGGTGGCGCTGCAGCACAGAGAGGTCACTGAGAAACACAACCAG GACCTGCACAGCGACCTTCAGCGGACGCGCGCGGAGCTCCGGGAGAAGGAGGCCAccctgaaggaggtggaggtggtgaggcaGGCGGAGGCgctggagagagagcggagCCTCAACGCGCTGCAACACTCACTGCAGGCAAAGGACAGGCAGCTGCAG GAGTACTCTGAGATGCTGGAGTCCCCAGAACCCTCCAAACCCAGGGACGCACTCTTAGAGAGACTACGAGAGCGCATTAAAGAGCGAGACAGAGCTCTGGAg CGCTCCATCGACGAGAAGTTCCGCTGCCTGGAGGAGCGCGAGGGCCAAGTAAGCCGGCTCCAGCTGGCCCTCCGGGAGAAGGAGCGCGACCTGGAGCGCCTGCGCTGCATCCTGTCCAACAACGACGAGACCATCACG AGTCTGGACTCCCTGGTGCGAGGCAAGGACCTGGAACTGGAGCAGGCGTCGGAGGCCTACAGGAGCCTGCagtggctgcagcagcagagccaggaGAAGGAGGGCAAGGCTCTCCGAGAGAAGGACACGGCCATCAGCCAGCTGCAGGCCGCCCTGCAGACACGCAGCCAGGAGGCGCag gagctgCGGGCCTCCCTGCTGGCCCGGGTCCAGGCGGGCCCcgttgaggtggtggaggacctGAAGTCTCGTCTGGCCCTGAAGGACCAGCTGTTCCAGGAGCTGCTGTCGGACCGCAGCCTCCAGTCCCACCAGCACCAGGCTCAGCTCCAGGACCTGCTCAACACCGTCGGCTCCAAGGACCAGTACCTCCAG GACTGCTCTGATAGGCTCTCCCAGGTGATtggcgaacgaacgagccaattGCAGGAGCTCCGCAAGCAGCTGTCCACGAGAGACCGGGAGCTGTGCGAGCtcaggcgggagagagagagggagatgggaggagagactGAGCGGCTGCAGAGTCtgctgaaagagaaagaggccTTCATTAAA GAGCTGATGCAGGGCCAAGAGGAGGCCATGGAGTCCTCGTCaaaggagggcgaggaggagatgagggccgtgcaggaggagctgcagctgGTGCTCCAGAGGGAGAATGAGGCGCAG AGAGAGATCTCTGCGTTACAAGAGGCCTTAGCTGAGGCCCAGCAACAGGCCCATGAAGCCATAGAGGGCACCGATCACCAT cataTCCTCCAGCAGCTGCAGTCAGAGTACTACGACCTGAATGATGCCCTGCGAACAGAGAAGGCGCTGTACCAGAGCCTCAGCCACAAACACAGCAgaggagacag CGGCTCAGAGAAGACCCAGGCTTTGCACACAGAGCTAGACTCTGTGCAGGCGCTCCGTGGACAGCTCGAGGAGGTCCTGGCCAGGACCCGGGGCATGGCCCTGGCACTGGAGAGGGCTGCTGAAACGCGCTCTGATTTTGGAG AGCTCAgcactgaggaagaggagggcgacGAAGAGGGCAGCAGTGATGAGTTCAGTGACAGCATTGAGGACGACGATGTGAAAGTGACGGCCAAAAGCCTCGGCTCTGCTCAG GGGGCACCGACCGCGGCAGCGCTCCACCCCGGGGGGCCGTCGCCCCTGGAGACGGGGGCTCACAGCCAGCAGGTTCAGCAGTTGGAGGAAGCCAAGAAGACGCTGGAAGGGGAGCTCCAGGTCATCCACTCCCAGCTGGAGAAGGATGGCTACTCGTCCCTGGCTCAGATGAG GAGCACGCTGCTGGGCCTACAGCAGGAGATCCAGGCCCTGAAGGGGAGCCGGGGGGCCGCGGGGGCCGGGGACCCTGCAGGGTCGCCCTGCTGGTCTGCAGGGGGCTATGacgagcgggaggaggaggaggaggaggaggaggaggagcggggagagGAGCCTCAGGCCACggcaggagggggtggagcGCCGGGTGTGAGGAGCCCGGCGGGCCGAGAGGCCACAAAGCCCACCCGGCCCAAATCTCTAGCCCTGGAGACCCTGCTGTCCCAGTACCAGCCCAGCCAGCGGGAGCAG GAGGCCAAGGCTGCCGGGGGTCcgagaggtgaggaggtggggggctcCTTctgggagctggtggaggagggtctgCGGGAGCAGGCGGCTGGGCTCCGCTCGGACCTGACCCAGAGCCGGCAGCAGAACCGCGAGCTGCAGGAGAGGCTGATGGTGTCTGAGGCCACGGTGCAGGCCCAGGCCGAGCAGCTGAAGGACTACCGGGAGCTGCTCA cggagACGGCTGTGCAGCAGGCCAGTAAGCAGGTGCAGGTGGACCTCCAGGACCTGGGCTACGAGACCTCCGGCCGCAGCGAGAACGAGGCCGAGCGGGAGGACGCCAGCAGCccag aGTTTGATGACCTGGAGATGtgcacctccctctcccaccacacAGACTACGAGGTGGGGAGTGGtggaggcgggggcgggggtggcTGGTACGCCGGAGACCACCACCACGGCGGCGCCGGCGAAGACGACGATGGCCGCGGCGGGGAGGGTTATGAgggcctggaggaggaagaggaagaggaggagctagaggaggaggaggaggagctagaggagCAGGGGAAGGGGTCCGTCAGACACCTGGTGCAGGACCTGCGGGCCCAGCTGACCCGCTGTCACAAGGTGATCCGCGGGCTGCAGCTGCGCGTGCGCTCCCTGTCCACCACCAGCGACTACGCCTCCAGCCTGGAGCGCACGCCCCGCAAG CAGGTGAACTGGGCCTTCGAGGCGTCCCCGGCCCACGACGGCGGGGAGGACGACGAGGGCTGGGGGTCGGACACGctggccccccggccccggcccagCAGGGAGCTGCGGGAGCTGGTGTCCCGCGTGGCCTCGCTGGAGGCCAAGCTGAAGAGCTCCAGGCTGGAGGCCAAGGGCCAGGGCGAGGAGGGGAAGGGTGCCACCTGGCCTGG GAAGTACAACACCCTGATCCAGGCGCAGGCCCGAGAGCTGTCCCACCTCAGGCAGAGGATGAGGGAGGGCCGGGGCGTCTGCCACATCCTCACCCAGCACCTCGGGGACACCACCAAG GCCTTTGAGGAGCTGCTGCGGGCCAACGACATCGACTACTACATGGGCCAGAGCTACCGAGAGCAGCTGGCCCAGAGCACGTCGCTGGCCCAGAGGGTGGCCACCAAGATCAGCGGAC GAGATCGAGCAGAGGGTCATGATGATAAGACAGGCCACGAGTTGCTGGCCTTAAG GCTCAGCAAGGAGCTCCAGCAGAAGGACCAGATCATCGAGTCCCTCCACACCAAGCTGCAGCGGCGGCCCGAGACCCCGTCCAGCTGCCACGCCCTCTCGGAGACCTCGGACCAGACGGACCGCACCTCCCTGGTGTCGGACGAGTGCCGCACCAACGAGGACCTGGAGCTGTGCTCGGAGCTGGACGCCAGCGAGTACCAGGACCAGCTGCGCCAGGAGCCCGCCCTGGGCCCCCACAGAGGAG TGGGTCCATCTCTCCCTTCGCCTCGCGGGCTCAAGTCCTGCAGCAGCTGTCCCAACatgctctcctccccccctctgggcGCTGCCTCTCAGCCCGCCAGAG ccccccccaccggccccgtctcctgctccctccccaGCCCGTACGGCCCTGACCTCTGGGGTCAGcgggtgacctttgacccccgccCCAGGGCGGTGTCGGTGAATGCTGTTCGCCAAGAGCTGGACATAATGTACAGGCAGATGTATGGGCAGCCCCAGG GCTTCAGGGCGTCTCTGTCCCCGCTGCCGCCCCTCGGGGTCCTCGACCGCCACCCCCTGGCCTACAGCCCGCTCTCCCACCACGCCTACCAGCCCTACCCGCTGGGCCGCCTGCCCCAGAGCCACTCCCTCAAGTCGGACTCGGGGCTGCTGACGGGCGGGGCGCTGTGGGACATGGAGAACGTGGCGCCGCCCATGCAGGCGGGCTACGCCGGAGCGTCAGCGTACCACGCCGACGGCAGCCACGCCG GAGCGGACCTGATGGAGGAGCACCTGAGGGAGGTGAGGTGTCTGCGCCAGCGCCTGGAGGAGTCCATCAGGACCAACGAGAGGCTGaggcagcagctggaggagaggCTGGCCTCCCCCGGCCGAGAGGGAG ggGCGTCCACTAACATCTACATCCAGGGGCTGGACTCTGTCACCCAGCTGTCCAACGAGATCCGGACCGTGAAGGAAGAGAACCTGGCGCTACAGTCCCGCCTCCAGGCCAGCTCAG ACGCGTGTGAGGAGGCGGCCCGGCTGAGGGAGGCGGTGCTGGCGGGCCACGCCCGTCTGAAACAGGCGGAGCACGAGGCGGAGCAGTGGAAGGAGGAGCTGAGGCGGCTGCAGAGCCACAGCCAGGAGCAGGGCGTCCAGATCCACAGCCTGAGGCAGGAGAGGCAGGCCGCGCTGGAGAACAGCAACAG GCTGCAGCACGAGGCGTccctcctgcagcagcagctgtgcGAGAGCAGGGAGCTGATGCACTCCCTGCAGAGTGAGCTCCATGTGTACGACCGCGTGTGTGGCAGCACCAGGGCCGGCCAAG GCTTCCTGTCGGGGGGGCCGGCGCTGCCCCTGGAGCTGGGCGAGCTGCTGGGGGAGGTGAGGAGCCTGCGGGCCCAGCTCCAGAGCAGCGTGCAGGAGAGCAGCGCCCTCAAGCAGCTGGAGCTCCACAAGCAGCTGGAGCAGAAGCTGGGCCTGGGCTCGCCGCGCACGCCCTCCCTGTCGACCCTCACCGCCAGCCCCCAGAGGGACAGCTTCTACCGCCGGCAGCTGCTGCACG ctcCACTGCCCCTGCTAGAGGAGCCCTTTGACCCTCACTCAGAGCTGGAGGGCGACGCCCCCGACGGCTCCTTCGCCAATCGGAACGGCCGCCACGCCATCGGCCACGTGGACGACTTCAGTGCCCTGCAGCAGCAGGTGCTGGAGGGGCGGAGCCTCGTCCAGCGCATGGAGACGGCTCTGCAGGCCTGCCTCAGCCAACCGCCGCTGCCGGGCAACCAGGAGACGAGCCACGAGCTG GCGCTGGACTTCGGCTGCATCAAGAGCCTCCTGTCCAACACCAAGACTCTGAGGCAGATCCACGAGGAGGCGCTCTCGCTGCTCAAGATGTTCTGGAGGGCGGCTCTGCCCGGCAACGACCGCTCCCCCCTCGGCCTGAAAAAG GAGCAGGCCATGCAGGAGGAGATCCTGTCCCTGAGGCTGCGCATgtcggagcaggaggaggtgctgcaggGCACCATCCAGAGGCTGAGGAGCACCAACCGCACCAAGGAGCACATGGAGCTCTACATCGTCAACCAGC TGTCAAGGACTCGTGATGTGATAAAGAAAGCAAGGACAAACTTGGAG AAGAATGAGCAGAGGCTATCCTCTCTAAGCCCCGCCTCTTCCACTCCTTCTGCTG cTGCGGACCCTAGACCTGCTGGCAGAGAGAGGCGCCATGATTGGAGTTTCCTGAAGACCGGCGAAGCCTCCGGCGTTGCCGTGGCTACAACCAATCAGCGCCCAGTGGCTAGAAAACGCAGCAGCCAATGCCTTCTTGAGACTCTGACTTATTAA